TCAACGTGATTTCATAACAGTCATGCAAAAAGCTGGATGCTCATTTTTTAATCAGCTTTAAGCGTCCTTAACCTGCTGAAACAAAAGATTCATTCGACTATTCTGATAGAAAACAGGCAATTCGCGCCAACGCAAAACGGCAGCCTTCCACCCGGAAAACTGCCGTTTCAAATGCCAATTTTGAATTGGAAAAGACTCGGTCTGCGTCACCGCCCACCACCCTCCGGCCTGTTGATCAGGACACGGACGAAGGTTGGCAGATGGCAGATGGCAGACTTACATCGCACTTGCCGCACGCGATGCCTGGTCATAAACGCCGGAAATAGCGCGCAGGGTTTTGGCAACGTCGCCCACTTCCTCGCGGTTAACGCCAAGGCGTTCAAAGGTTTCAATCAGGCAGGCCTCGCGGACTTCACGGTAACGCTGGCACAGTTCGCGCCCTTCCTTGGAGGTGGCGTAATGCACTTCCTTGCCACGTTTGATGCCATCAACCAGTCCCAGCTTGCGCAGCTTTTTAAGGGCATAGTTCACCAGGTGGCTATCTTCGACATTCAGGATAAAACAGACTTCCGAAAGGCTTTTTTCCCGTTCGCGCGAATTGACATTGTGCAGAACCAGAATGTCGAGAATGGACAGGTCTGGCACGCCAGCCGCACGCATGCAGCGCACCACCCAGCGATTGAAAGCATTGCCCGACAGGATCAGGGCAAATTCCAGTTCGGAGAGTTCCGCAGCACGGTCGGAAACCAGATGTGAGGAAGAAACAATTCGCTGTTTTTCGGCCATGTTCGACGTTCCAGTTATTTTTATCATGTAATTAACCGAAACATAGCCCGGATAGCACCCTATCTGGAACAATAAGATAACGGTTTACCGTTACTTTATTGCAGAAATCACATCCTTCACAAGCATAGATCCCCGACCATTGCTAACGTTTTGTCGTCAAAGCGCCCGCATCCTATCGAGGAAACGATTTACTTCCTGCTGCAAATTGCCGTTCTGGGTGCCAAGATCAGTGGCGGATCGGCTGACATCGCTTGCGGCACTGTTGGTATCGGTGACAGCGCCGCTCAGCCCGGCCATCGCAGCCGAGATTTCTTCGGTCCCGGCGGCGGCCTGTTCGACATTCTGGGAAATTTCGCTGGTGGCGGCGGTTTGTTCCTCGATTGCGGCGGCAACGGCCGATGCACGCTGGCTGATTTCGGCGATCATGCCGACAATTTCCTCGATCGCGGCGACGGCCTCACGGGTGGCCCCCTGAATGCCGGTAACCTGGCTGGTAATTTCCTGGGTGGCTTTGCCGGTTTGCGTAGCAAGGTTTTTTACCTCGCTGGCGACCACGGCAAAACCTTTGCCTGCATCACCGGCGCGCGCGGCCTCGATCGTGGCGTTAAGTGCCAGAAGGTTGGTTTGCGAGGCAATATCGCTGATCAGGCCAATGACTTCACCAATGCGCACGGCGGCATCATCCAGGCTTTGGATATTGCTGCTTGTGGCGCGTGCACGGTCCGATGCAGTGATGGCCATGTTTGATGTATCGGTCACCTGCATCGAAATTTCATTGATCGATGCCGAAAGTTCGGTTGCGGCCGTGGCAACAAGCTGCACATTGGCCGATGCTTCCTCGGCCCCCGAAGAAACCGCGACCGACTGGCGGGTCGAGGTTTCGGCACTACCGCGCAAAAGATCGGATGACCCGTGCAGGCGCTGTACCGCGTTTTCGACCGTTGCCATAACCTTGACGACAACTTCGTCAAATTCGCGAATATTCTGTTCCTGTTTTTCCATGCGAATACGGCGTTCTTCCTGCTGGCGGGCCTGTTCGGCTTCCAGCTTGCGGCGTTCAATACCGTTTTCACGAAACACCATAACAGCACGGCCCATCTGGCCGATTTCATCCTTACGGGCGGCTTCGGACAGATCGACGTCAAAATCATTATCGGCAAGGCGTGTCATTTTGCCGGTAAGGGCGGTAATGGCCGATACAATCCCGCGGGAAAGCACAACCGACATGACCAGTAACACAATCGCGCCAATGACAAAGGCAAGGCTGCTGAGCCACAGGCTGCTTTTGGCAATGGCCTCGGCTTCGTCGCGCTGGCTGTCGGCATAGGCATCGATCTTGGTCGCAAGGGCGGCCAAAAGCGGTTCGGCGGCGGCAAAATTATCGCTAAGGACCTGCAGTTTTTCTTCGCGTTTCAGGATGGCATCGGCAACGTTTTTGAAATCCGCCACATAGGATTTCATCAGTTTCAGCAGGCGGGTTTTATCTGCGGCGGGAATATCGCCATTTGCCGACAGGGCCGGTTCAAATTCGGCCAGACGTTTTTCGATGTCACCAATATATTTCGGGTCCAAACGCGCTAGAAAATCCTTTTCATGGCGGCGCATCATCAGCATCACAACGGTCAGTTTATCGGCGTTATACTGTTTCAGATCATCTTCAACATCATGAACAGAATTGCGCAACTTGCCCATCAGGCCAGCTTTTTCATCCAGGCCAATTTCACGTTGCAGGGCGACAACTTCGCCAAAAGCTGCTGCGTAATTTTTAAAAAGGTCGCTGATTTGCGAAATGGTGGCAACATCGCCCGTCAGTTCCGGCCGAGCCTGCAAATAATCCAGGCCATCAAACACGCGGGAAACAGTTTGCCCATGCAGATCGACATATTTTTCATCACGCCGCAGCAGGAAATCTTTTTCCCGGCGGCGGGCATTTAAAAATTCCAGCGATACCTTGCTGATTTCCTGGCGATCGGCTGTCGCAACAAGGGCGGCCTGTTCCGCGCTTTGGCGCGACTGGTTGGAAACAAACTGCCCGATTGCAACAAACGCAAAGACAATAAGTGCCGTCGCCCCGATCAGCGAAATTTGATAGATAAGCCGGAATTTTGACAGGAACTGCATAGGATCACCGCTGAAACATATTCGAAAGGATAGTAACCATACTTTAGGTGGTGACGCTGCCTCGCCATTCAATGCCAGCGGTTGGAAAAAACTGGCTCACAATCGACATTCGCCCCGCCCCTTGCCGATAGGGGGTGATTGTCCTATTTCTGGGGCAGTTTTGAACTTTCCGGCGCCGTGTTTCATTGCACCGCCTTTTTGACAATCGGAGCATTGGAACCATGAGCATCTGGGGCAAAATTATTGGTGGCGCGGCGGGTTTTGCCCTGGGCGGCCCGCTGGGTGCCATTTTGGGGGCCACGGCGGGCCATATGGTTGATAAGGCCAATAATGGCGGCTTTAGCCAGGAACGCATTTCATCGCAGGGTGGTCCGTGGGGCCAAACCCGGGGTGGCAACCCATGGGGGCAGCGCACCGGGCAATATGGCGGCCAGTTTGGCGGCGCCGATCCGCGCCAGGTGGCCTTTGCCACCGGGGTTATTGTACTTTCGGCCAAAATGGCCAAGGCCGATGGCACCGTTACCCGCGAAGAAATCAATGCTTTCAAGCGCCTGTTTCGCGTAAGCGGCCCCGATGCCGCCCAGGTCGGCCAGATTTTTGATGCAGCACGCCGTTCATCTGACGGGTATGAACCCTATGCCCGGCAGATTGCGCAAATGTTTGCCGGTGAACGTGCCGTTCTTGAAAGCATCCTTGAGGCCCTGCACCAGATCGCCCTTTCTGACGGGTCGCTACACCCGGCGGAAAAGGAATATCTGCGCAAGGTTGCGATGATTTTCGGCTTTGAAGATGTTGATTTTGACCGCGTCCATCAGGGCAGCACCGCCCCGCGCAGCGAACAGGACCCTTATAAACAGCTGGGCCTGACCCGATCTGCCAGCAATGAAGAACTGAAGGCGGCCCATCGCAAACTTTCGCGCGAAAACCACCCGGACCTTCTGATGGCAAAGGGCATGCCCGAAGAGTTTGTTGAACAAGCCAACGAAAAAATGGCCCGCATCAACGCCGCCTGGGACCAGATTTGCAAGGAACGCAATATCTGATCCCCCTGCCCACACCAAACAGGGCATTTGCGGGGCCAGTTGGCCCCACCCTGCCCCGGTGTTTGTTTCACACACGCAACCGCGCGCTGTTCGCAACCAATTTGGCGTGGGCACACCGTGTCATATGCGCTGTGAAACCGGGCCAGTCAGATAGAACAGATGATTTCACTTGCACCGCAGCGCGTTTTGCGGTTTGCAGGGGGCATTGAATATTACCGTTTTCGGGGTTTTGGGTTTTCATGGCGCCACCGCTGATCAATATTAACGACATCCGCCTGACCTTTGGCGGCAATGACCTGTTTTCCGACGTGTCGGTTGCCATTGGCGAACGCGACCGTTTGTGCCTGGTTGGTCGCAATGGCGGGGGGAAATCCACGCTTTTGAAAATCATCGCCGGTGAGATCGAGGCCGATGGTGGCGAACGTTTTGTTCAGCCCGGCTGCAAGGTGGCGTATCTGGCGCAGGAACCGCGCTTTGGCGATTGTGCAACAGTCGAAGGTTATGTTCTCGGTGCGCTTGAAGACCACGAACAGGATTATGCCTATCGCGCAGACATGCTGCTCGATGCTGTTAAAATCGACCCGAAAGCCGACCCCAACACCCTTTCGGGCGGGGAAGGTCGCCGGGCGGCCATTGCACGCGCATTGATTGCCGACCCGCAGGTTTTGCTGCTGGACGAACCCACCAACCACCTGGACCTGCCAACAATTGAATGGCTGGAAAGCGAAATAAAGGCGTTTCGCGGGGCTGTTGTGGTGATTTCGCACGACCGCGCCTTTTTGAATGCGATTTCCAATGGCGTTTTGTGGCTGGATCGCGGGGTTTTGCGCCGTAACGATCAAAGCTTTGCGCTGTTTGATGAATGGTCGGAAGAAGTTTACCGCAAGGAATCCGAGGAACGCGCCAAACTCGATAAACTGATTGCCCAGGAATCCGTTTGGGCCGTGCAAGGCATTACCGCCCGGCGGAAACGTAACCAGGGCCGCCTGCGCCGCCTTTATGAAATGCGGCACGAACGCTCGCAACAGGTGGGTCGGATTGGCAATGTCTCGCTGGCGTCCGAAACCGGCAGCACATCGGGCAAGGTGGTGATCGAGGCCACCGATATTGGTAAATCCTGGGAAGACAAACATATCATTTCAGGTTTTTCGACCCGCATTTTGCGCGGCGACAAGGTAGGGATTATCGGCCCGAACGGCGCGGGTAAAACCACACTTCTGAAAATCCTGACCGGGCAGCTCGAAGCGGACGAAGGAACGGTTAAAATCGGCACCAACCTGACGCCGACCTATTTTGACCAGAAACGTGCTGCCCTGGATGATACGAAGACATTGTGGGATACCCTGTGCGATGTCGGTGGTGACCAGATTATGGTGCGCGGCAACCCGCGCCATGTGGTCAGTTATCTGCGCGATTTTCTGTTTGATGAAAAACAGGCACGCAGCCCGGTTGGTGCGCTTTCCGGGGGCGAACGCAACCGGTTGCTTCTGGCAAAGGAACTGGCAAAGCCGACCAACCTTCTGATCATGGACGAACCGACCAACGATCTCGATATGGATACGCTGGATCTGTTGCAGGAAATGCTGTCGGAATATGAAGGCACGCTGCTTCTGGTCAGCCACGACCGTGATTTTCTTGATCGCGTTGTGACATCATCCATCGTGATGGAAGGTAACGGCACGGCAGTTGAATATCCTGGTGGCTATTCGGATTATGTGCATATGCGCAAGCTGTCAGCCCAGGCCGATAACAGCACCATTCAGACCAGCACCAAAATCGGTAAAAAGCAGCCCAACACCAAAACCGAAGTGGCCAGCCCGGCAAAACCCAAGGCCAAGGGCAAGCTGAGCTACAAGGACCAGCGCGATTACGACATGCTGCCTGCCAGCATCGAAAAACTGGAAGGCGAGATTGCCAAACTGGAAGCAGACCTTACTGATGGCAGCCTGTTCACATCCGACCCGGCAGCCTTCCAGAAGAAGGTAGACCGCATGGAAGCCGCACGCGCCGAAGTTGCCGAAGCCGAAGAACGCTGGCTCGAACTTGAAATGCTGCGCGAGGAACTGGGCATCGAATAACCTGCCCTGTTACTTGCGCTGGTCGGCATAGACCAGAAATATCAAAGGAAGCCGGCATATCCGCGGCTTCCTTTTTTATTGCTGCACGCGCCAACGGGCCGATTACGGGCACGCCAGGGCCACCGCACGTAAAAACCCCGCCCCAAAACCGGCATGGCGACCTGCAGTTTTTGCAGGGGTTAGCGCGCGCAATAAGCTTGAGTCATTCCAGACAAACACGTAACCATGACGATGACAAACAACGTCAAAGCCACCCTTTGCCGTTATTTAACGCCCCCAATATTGCATTTTCAGGTTGTATCATGCCCCTAAAAGCAGCGCTGCTTTCGCTTTCTGTCGCCATTATCTGGGGCATTAACATGCTGACCGTCAAAGGTGCGGTCAGTGAAATTCCACCTGTGATGTTAACGGCAATGCGTTTTGCCGCGGTTGCCATTTTGCTGGTGCCTTTCACCAAAATCCCGCGTGATAAACTGCCCAAGCTGGCATTGCTTTCGGTGGTGTTTGGCACGGGGCATTTTGGGGTGCTGTTTTTTGCCCTGTCCATGCTTGATGCCGGGCCGGTTGCCATTATCATTTTGCTCGGTGTGCCGTTTTCATCGATGCTGGCGACCTATTTTTTCAATGACCGGCTGGGCTGGAAACGCCTGCTGGGCATGACGCTGGCATTTATTGGCGTGACCCTGATGTTCTGGGACCCGTCCATGACCCATCTGCAGGGGCCGTTATTGCTGGTGGTGTTTGCCGCCCTGATGTGGGCGGCTGCCAATGTCCTGATCAAGAAACTGGGCGATATTGACACCTTTGAGCTGAATGGCTGGATGGGCCTGATGGCGGCACCGCAATTGCTGGTTTTGTCATTTATTCTGGAACCCGGCGCGATTGACGCCGTTATGAATGCAAGCTGGGTGGCCTGGGCGAATTTAAGCTTCACCGTGATCATGTCATCCATCGTGGCTTACGGGTCGTGGTATTATCTGCTGAAGACCTATGATGTGAACCAGGTTGTGCCCTGGTCGCTGCTCGCCCCTGTGATTAGTGTCAGCGGGTCGATCCTGGTCTTTGGTGAAGCGATCAGCACGTTTAAAATCATCGGCGGGTTAACCGTTTTGGCCGGTGTTGCTGTTATCATGTTTCGCAAGCCCCCGCAGAATCAGGAACAGGGAATGGATTAACCATCATGCCGGGACAGCAGGGACCAAACGCACAGCCCATTATCTGGCAGCCTTCGCCAAACTTTGGCGACCGGCCTGCTGATTGCGCCATCGACATGCTGGTTTTGCACTATACCGGCATGCCCAGTGGCGAAGCGGCCCTTGCGCGCATGTGCGACCCGGCATCACAGGTTTCCGCCCATTACATGGTCGAAGAAGATGGCTGTATCTATCAACTGGTGACAGAGGCCAAACGCGCCTGGCATGCCGGGCGCGGCCAGTGGCGGGGCTGCACGGATGTCAATTCACGGTCGATCGGCATTGAAATCGTCAATCCCGGGCATGAATTTGGGTATCGCCCGTTTGCCGTACGCCAGATGGACGCGGTAATTGCCCTGTGCAAAGCCATTTTAGGCCGCCACACCATTCCGGCGCATAACATTATCG
The window above is part of the Thalassospira marina genome. Proteins encoded here:
- a CDS encoding winged helix DNA-binding protein — encoded protein: MAEKQRIVSSSHLVSDRAAELSELEFALILSGNAFNRWVVRCMRAAGVPDLSILDILVLHNVNSREREKSLSEVCFILNVEDSHLVNYALKKLRKLGLVDGIKRGKEVHYATSKEGRELCQRYREVREACLIETFERLGVNREEVGDVAKTLRAISGVYDQASRAASAM
- a CDS encoding methyl-accepting chemotaxis protein, yielding MQFLSKFRLIYQISLIGATALIVFAFVAIGQFVSNQSRQSAEQAALVATADRQEISKVSLEFLNARRREKDFLLRRDEKYVDLHGQTVSRVFDGLDYLQARPELTGDVATISQISDLFKNYAAAFGEVVALQREIGLDEKAGLMGKLRNSVHDVEDDLKQYNADKLTVVMLMMRRHEKDFLARLDPKYIGDIEKRLAEFEPALSANGDIPAADKTRLLKLMKSYVADFKNVADAILKREEKLQVLSDNFAAAEPLLAALATKIDAYADSQRDEAEAIAKSSLWLSSLAFVIGAIVLLVMSVVLSRGIVSAITALTGKMTRLADNDFDVDLSEAARKDEIGQMGRAVMVFRENGIERRKLEAEQARQQEERRIRMEKQEQNIREFDEVVVKVMATVENAVQRLHGSSDLLRGSAETSTRQSVAVSSGAEEASANVQLVATAATELSASINEISMQVTDTSNMAITASDRARATSSNIQSLDDAAVRIGEVIGLISDIASQTNLLALNATIEAARAGDAGKGFAVVASEVKNLATQTGKATQEITSQVTGIQGATREAVAAIEEIVGMIAEISQRASAVAAAIEEQTAATSEISQNVEQAAAGTEEISAAMAGLSGAVTDTNSAASDVSRSATDLGTQNGNLQQEVNRFLDRMRAL
- a CDS encoding TerB family tellurite resistance protein, coding for MSIWGKIIGGAAGFALGGPLGAILGATAGHMVDKANNGGFSQERISSQGGPWGQTRGGNPWGQRTGQYGGQFGGADPRQVAFATGVIVLSAKMAKADGTVTREEINAFKRLFRVSGPDAAQVGQIFDAARRSSDGYEPYARQIAQMFAGERAVLESILEALHQIALSDGSLHPAEKEYLRKVAMIFGFEDVDFDRVHQGSTAPRSEQDPYKQLGLTRSASNEELKAAHRKLSRENHPDLLMAKGMPEEFVEQANEKMARINAAWDQICKERNI
- a CDS encoding ATP-binding cassette domain-containing protein, encoding MAPPLININDIRLTFGGNDLFSDVSVAIGERDRLCLVGRNGGGKSTLLKIIAGEIEADGGERFVQPGCKVAYLAQEPRFGDCATVEGYVLGALEDHEQDYAYRADMLLDAVKIDPKADPNTLSGGEGRRAAIARALIADPQVLLLDEPTNHLDLPTIEWLESEIKAFRGAVVVISHDRAFLNAISNGVLWLDRGVLRRNDQSFALFDEWSEEVYRKESEERAKLDKLIAQESVWAVQGITARRKRNQGRLRRLYEMRHERSQQVGRIGNVSLASETGSTSGKVVIEATDIGKSWEDKHIISGFSTRILRGDKVGIIGPNGAGKTTLLKILTGQLEADEGTVKIGTNLTPTYFDQKRAALDDTKTLWDTLCDVGGDQIMVRGNPRHVVSYLRDFLFDEKQARSPVGALSGGERNRLLLAKELAKPTNLLIMDEPTNDLDMDTLDLLQEMLSEYEGTLLLVSHDRDFLDRVVTSSIVMEGNGTAVEYPGGYSDYVHMRKLSAQADNSTIQTSTKIGKKQPNTKTEVASPAKPKAKGKLSYKDQRDYDMLPASIEKLEGEIAKLEADLTDGSLFTSDPAAFQKKVDRMEAARAEVAEAEERWLELEMLREELGIE
- a CDS encoding DMT family transporter, with the protein product MPLKAALLSLSVAIIWGINMLTVKGAVSEIPPVMLTAMRFAAVAILLVPFTKIPRDKLPKLALLSVVFGTGHFGVLFFALSMLDAGPVAIIILLGVPFSSMLATYFFNDRLGWKRLLGMTLAFIGVTLMFWDPSMTHLQGPLLLVVFAALMWAAANVLIKKLGDIDTFELNGWMGLMAAPQLLVLSFILEPGAIDAVMNASWVAWANLSFTVIMSSIVAYGSWYYLLKTYDVNQVVPWSLLAPVISVSGSILVFGEAISTFKIIGGLTVLAGVAVIMFRKPPQNQEQGMD